In Halobaculum halobium, a genomic segment contains:
- a CDS encoding SDR family oxidoreductase, translating into MTTPEVFVTGFPGFLGASLVERLVTRTETVHCLVQPKYRAAAEVRAAEIAGDDWRADVSLYEGDITEQGLGLTAEDKSALHAAVGEVFHLAAVYDLGVSRAVGEAVNVDGTQHVLDFATACDVEEFQYVSTCYVSGRYDGVFTESDLDVGQSFNNHYEATKFEAERLVQERMDEGFPATVYRPAIVVGHSETGETEKYDGPYYVLRWLQRCPGVAPLPWFPGADSTELNVVPRDFVVDAIDHLSQHGEPGAVYQLCDPNPPTIPELTRLFADATNTQVFRVPTTLGVGKRLLGSRAVRSVTGIPPETLDYFTLPTRYANPATRRALAGSGIRCPPFASYVDVLVEYARTNDARSDAMT; encoded by the coding sequence GTGACCACCCCGGAGGTGTTCGTAACGGGGTTCCCTGGCTTCCTCGGGGCGTCCCTAGTTGAGCGGCTCGTGACTCGAACTGAGACGGTCCACTGTCTCGTCCAGCCGAAATACCGGGCGGCCGCCGAGGTCCGCGCGGCCGAGATTGCCGGCGATGACTGGCGGGCGGACGTCAGCCTCTACGAAGGGGACATCACCGAGCAGGGGCTCGGACTCACCGCCGAGGACAAAAGCGCACTTCACGCCGCTGTCGGGGAGGTATTCCATCTCGCTGCTGTGTACGACTTGGGCGTGAGTCGAGCGGTCGGCGAAGCAGTCAACGTCGACGGGACTCAGCACGTCCTCGATTTCGCCACCGCTTGTGATGTCGAGGAGTTCCAATACGTGAGCACCTGCTACGTGAGCGGCCGCTACGACGGCGTGTTTACCGAATCGGACCTCGACGTGGGGCAGTCGTTCAACAACCACTACGAGGCGACGAAGTTCGAAGCCGAGCGCCTGGTACAAGAGCGCATGGATGAGGGATTCCCGGCGACCGTGTACCGGCCCGCCATCGTCGTCGGGCACAGCGAAACGGGGGAAACCGAGAAATACGACGGTCCGTACTACGTGTTGCGCTGGTTGCAGCGCTGTCCGGGCGTCGCTCCGCTCCCGTGGTTCCCGGGGGCGGACTCGACGGAGTTGAACGTCGTCCCACGGGACTTCGTGGTCGATGCGATCGACCACCTGAGCCAGCATGGTGAACCCGGTGCAGTCTACCAGCTCTGTGACCCCAATCCGCCGACCATCCCCGAACTCACGCGACTGTTCGCCGACGCTACGAACACCCAGGTTTTTCGCGTCCCGACCACCCTAGGCGTTGGGAAGCGCCTGCTCGGGTCGCGGGCGGTCCGCTCAGTGACGGGCATTCCGCCGGAGACGCTCGACTACTTCACGCTCCCGACACGGTACGCCAACCCTGCGACTCGCCGCGCACTCGCGGGGAGTGGCATCCGGTGTCCACCTTTCGCATCGTACGTGGACGTGCTCGTCGAGTACGCACGAACGAACGATGCGCGGTCCGACGCGATGACTTGA
- a CDS encoding MFS transporter — protein MAGRVRDGSSRVFSGAILKYYLYKSTKAVEFYRPIMYLFFLAQGLSFTQIAILEAIYNLTTLLGEIPTGYIGDRVGRRNSLLLGTALIAVTLFGIGLSNSFLPLAGLYVCWSMGYNFRSGSEDAWLYDTLTDDLSEDEFAHVRGRGESAALAVGAVAAILGGYLGSIDLSYPWFVAAAVTSIGVGVLLTIDEPEAYRQTETDTLSLRRTVRIVRDVLARRQLRAFLLYYYVLYAAVTYLVFVFLQPIFETVVLDLGIAEPQVEALLGWFYAAYSLVGAVLSYYTGAIKETVGVQTWFLVIPFAVGGALVGMYFMPVLALPTFLLIRGVSDVTRSFAGQYINDHVETLGRATVLSAMAMVSGLAVVPFQLGSGVISDVVSPLFALGVGGVVLVIGAAAILLWGGPLIAESG, from the coding sequence ATGGCTGGGCGTGTACGAGACGGGAGTAGTCGAGTGTTCTCCGGTGCCATCCTGAAGTACTATCTCTACAAGTCGACGAAAGCTGTCGAGTTTTATCGGCCAATTATGTATCTGTTCTTCCTGGCTCAAGGGCTTTCGTTTACCCAGATAGCGATTTTGGAGGCGATCTACAACCTGACAACGCTGCTCGGGGAAATCCCGACCGGCTACATCGGCGACCGTGTCGGGCGACGCAACAGCTTACTCCTCGGAACAGCTTTGATCGCAGTGACGCTGTTCGGTATCGGGCTTTCCAACTCGTTTCTTCCGTTGGCGGGGCTCTACGTCTGCTGGTCGATGGGGTACAATTTCCGCTCCGGCAGCGAGGACGCATGGCTCTACGATACTCTCACAGATGACCTCTCGGAGGACGAATTTGCCCACGTCAGGGGGCGTGGCGAATCGGCAGCGTTGGCGGTCGGCGCGGTAGCAGCGATACTCGGCGGCTATCTCGGGAGTATCGACCTCTCGTACCCGTGGTTCGTCGCGGCGGCAGTCACCAGCATCGGTGTCGGGGTACTGCTGACGATCGATGAACCAGAGGCGTACAGGCAGACTGAGACCGACACACTGAGTCTTCGCCGAACGGTTCGTATCGTGCGGGATGTCCTCGCTCGTCGTCAATTGCGTGCGTTCCTGCTGTATTACTACGTACTGTACGCTGCAGTCACTTACCTCGTGTTCGTCTTTCTCCAACCGATCTTCGAGACGGTCGTTCTCGATCTTGGGATAGCTGAGCCGCAGGTCGAAGCGTTGCTAGGGTGGTTCTATGCAGCGTACAGTCTCGTCGGCGCAGTCCTCAGCTATTACACGGGGGCGATCAAGGAGACGGTCGGCGTTCAAACATGGTTTCTGGTCATCCCGTTCGCTGTCGGCGGGGCGTTGGTCGGGATGTACTTCATGCCCGTCCTCGCGCTCCCGACGTTCCTCCTCATCCGTGGGGTGTCGGACGTCACCCGTTCGTTCGCCGGCCAGTACATCAACGACCACGTTGAAACGCTCGGTCGGGCGACCGTGTTGAGTGCGATGGCGATGGTCAGCGGCCTAGCTGTCGTCCCATTCCAGCTCGGGAGTGGCGTCATCTCCGACGTCGTCTCACCGCTGTTTGCGCTTGGAGTCGGTGGAGTGGTTCTCGTCATCGGAGCAGCGGCTATTCTCCTGTGGGGAGGTCCGCTCATCGCAGAGTCGGGTTGA
- a CDS encoding ATP-binding protein: MLHNLGIVGQLYIGVFALSGIVCFAAIGRARKFQDPDVRRGLVGLLATSGGWALLRAVGFLLPDPFRVPAYIVGLAIGFTTVWAWLYFCSAYSGRIYHRNTSLRRASAAIFLTVLGIKVTNPIHGAYFTAREVSTPFVHLAVEHNVLHWTATGLSYVLSAVGLFMIFQLFFESEYDTRPLSVLSVLIGLPVVLDIVAQFTPLLINIIYAPIGVAVFAIGVLFVFERRFLAVQRASFGDDLSIYLDERGCIRDYSATVREVLPELDDSTGDRLSEAVPSVVEALESDTQILEREQSGEQRYYFVSTSTTMLGDAGAQVVLLSDVTRTERQRRQLADREAEINDQNELYRGVIDVSFGFVFRIDKQGRFTFASPSVEEFLGYSPAELEGQPVSVTLPNEATVDRAWKEIEPIFNGERNMVRDFPLETKAGATVFTDVRGAPIYKGSVPADKRTTEDIVGVQFMVRDATKRREREGLISVINRVLRHNMRNKMGIITGYAEMLEARLSGEDAEKATKIKNTADQLLDLTESAQRLEEYRELSPELEPVDIVPMLEDTVSELQMQYPEASVGIDTPDTVVVNTHERLKTALWEVVENAAKHGGDPPVVEIDVTVTETWVTIAVVDNGPGLPEIEREVLQSNVETPLIHGEGLGLWLIHWIVTSLDGELETTVRDEGTTVTIRLPKAS; the protein is encoded by the coding sequence GTGCTACACAATCTGGGTATAGTCGGACAGCTATATATCGGCGTCTTCGCGCTCAGCGGTATCGTCTGCTTCGCTGCTATCGGTCGCGCACGGAAGTTTCAGGATCCTGATGTTCGCCGGGGACTGGTCGGGTTACTCGCCACTTCCGGCGGGTGGGCGCTTCTCAGAGCCGTCGGGTTCCTGCTCCCCGATCCGTTCCGTGTGCCGGCGTACATCGTCGGACTCGCCATCGGGTTCACCACCGTCTGGGCGTGGCTCTATTTTTGTTCCGCCTACTCCGGCCGGATCTACCACCGCAACACGTCGCTACGACGAGCGAGTGCGGCCATCTTTCTCACCGTGCTCGGAATCAAAGTCACGAATCCCATCCACGGGGCGTACTTCACTGCGAGGGAGGTGTCGACGCCGTTCGTACACCTCGCGGTAGAACACAATGTGCTCCACTGGACTGCGACAGGCCTGTCGTACGTGCTGTCGGCGGTAGGGCTATTCATGATCTTCCAACTCTTCTTTGAATCGGAGTACGACACCCGACCCCTCAGTGTGCTCTCGGTCTTGATCGGACTCCCGGTCGTACTTGACATCGTCGCCCAGTTCACGCCGCTGCTCATCAACATTATCTACGCGCCCATCGGGGTGGCAGTGTTCGCAATCGGTGTACTGTTCGTTTTCGAACGCCGTTTCCTCGCGGTACAGCGGGCGTCGTTCGGCGACGACCTCTCTATTTATCTTGACGAACGGGGATGTATCCGCGACTACTCTGCGACTGTCAGAGAGGTGCTACCGGAACTCGACGACTCGACGGGCGATCGCCTCTCCGAAGCCGTTCCGTCGGTCGTTGAGGCCCTTGAAAGCGATACTCAAATACTTGAACGCGAGCAGTCCGGCGAACAGCGGTACTATTTCGTCTCCACGAGTACCACCATGCTCGGTGACGCCGGAGCACAGGTCGTACTGCTATCGGACGTGACTCGGACGGAGCGCCAGCGCCGTCAACTCGCCGATCGCGAGGCCGAAATCAACGATCAGAACGAACTCTATCGGGGCGTTATCGACGTCAGTTTCGGCTTCGTCTTCCGGATCGATAAGCAGGGCCGGTTCACCTTCGCTTCGCCGTCCGTAGAAGAGTTCCTCGGCTACTCGCCAGCAGAACTCGAAGGCCAACCGGTTTCGGTCACTCTCCCGAACGAGGCGACGGTCGACCGGGCGTGGAAGGAGATCGAGCCGATCTTCAACGGCGAACGCAACATGGTGCGGGACTTTCCACTAGAGACGAAAGCCGGGGCGACCGTGTTCACGGACGTGCGTGGTGCCCCTATTTATAAAGGAAGCGTACCCGCCGACAAGCGAACGACCGAAGACATCGTCGGCGTTCAATTCATGGTGCGTGACGCGACGAAACGCCGGGAGCGCGAGGGCCTCATCAGCGTCATCAACCGCGTTCTACGTCACAACATGCGGAACAAGATGGGTATTATCACCGGGTACGCGGAGATGCTCGAAGCCCGACTCAGCGGAGAGGACGCCGAGAAGGCGACGAAGATCAAGAACACAGCCGACCAGTTACTCGACCTGACCGAGTCGGCCCAGCGTCTCGAGGAGTATCGGGAGCTGTCACCCGAGCTCGAACCTGTCGACATCGTCCCGATGCTCGAGGACACCGTTTCGGAGCTCCAGATGCAGTATCCCGAGGCATCGGTAGGCATCGACACCCCCGACACTGTCGTGGTGAATACTCACGAGCGACTCAAAACGGCGCTGTGGGAGGTTGTCGAAAACGCCGCGAAACACGGTGGTGACCCGCCCGTCGTCGAGATCGACGTGACGGTCACCGAAACGTGGGTAACGATTGCTGTCGTGGACAACGGACCGGGGCTCCCCGAAATCGAACGGGAAGTCCTGCAGTCGAACGTGGAGACGCCGCTAATTCACGGCGAGGGCCTCGGTTTGTGGCTGATCCACTGGATCGTCACCAGCCTCGACGGCGAACTCGAAACGACGGTGAGAGATGAGGGCACAACGGTCACGATCCGACTCCCGAAGGCGTCGTGA
- a CDS encoding serine hydrolase, protein MAPLVDDSLSEETRTDLENFVTDWMETHDVPGAGVAIVDGDETVYSAGFGAKDLESNAAVTPETLFGIGSATKSFTAVAIMQLVEQGGLAVNNLVADHVDRYEGTDITISDLLTHSSGMPSDGSAVALISRLVGLDPVEVPMSSSDDFARHLRESSSERLTDRDQFFYYNSGYTVLGEVIEAITGQSYEAYIEESILSPLGMERSTFDRQTFEDDGDRMTPYYKEDGNTTKGEFPFDEIIYAPGGLLSSVDELTSYLRFHMNGGTVDGRAILDSSLVAEMHEPVSTRRVSLSGTPQEYGYGWMVSEFLDDTLVGHGGSITVSTAYVGFLEDAGVGVAVACQSQPAAHPMVLGPALLAITQGADPVAAVPHFALTEKNDLVSGDYSSYRGLMDATVENTGGSLQLTLSTRIGEQTVPLVPETTHPEDLRYYTVDGLGDRVPAEFRETDDGLELLYERWRLHAK, encoded by the coding sequence ATGGCACCTCTTGTTGACGACTCGCTCTCTGAGGAGACGCGGACCGACCTAGAGAACTTCGTCACCGACTGGATGGAAACACACGACGTCCCCGGCGCAGGCGTCGCTATCGTCGACGGAGATGAGACAGTCTACTCCGCTGGATTCGGCGCGAAAGACCTGGAATCGAACGCAGCGGTAACACCAGAGACGCTATTCGGGATCGGCTCAGCCACGAAGTCGTTTACCGCGGTTGCGATCATGCAACTCGTCGAACAGGGTGGCCTCGCCGTCAACAACCTCGTTGCCGACCACGTTGACCGGTACGAGGGGACAGACATCACCATCAGCGACCTCCTGACGCACAGTTCCGGGATGCCGAGCGATGGCAGCGCAGTTGCACTCATCTCTCGTCTCGTCGGGCTCGATCCCGTCGAAGTACCGATGAGCAGCTCCGACGACTTCGCTCGGCATCTCCGGGAGTCCAGCTCAGAGCGGCTGACCGACAGGGACCAGTTCTTCTACTACAACTCGGGGTACACTGTGCTCGGCGAGGTGATCGAAGCGATCACCGGTCAGTCGTACGAGGCGTACATCGAGGAGTCAATCCTCTCACCCCTGGGGATGGAACGCTCGACGTTCGACCGCCAGACGTTCGAGGACGATGGAGACCGGATGACTCCCTACTACAAGGAGGACGGGAACACGACAAAGGGAGAATTCCCGTTTGACGAGATTATCTATGCCCCTGGAGGGCTTCTGAGTTCGGTCGACGAACTCACGTCCTACCTGCGGTTTCATATGAATGGCGGCACTGTCGACGGGCGAGCGATCCTCGACTCGAGTCTTGTCGCGGAGATGCACGAACCGGTTTCGACGCGGCGGGTGAGCCTCTCCGGTACTCCACAGGAGTATGGTTACGGGTGGATGGTGTCCGAATTCCTCGACGATACGCTCGTCGGCCACGGGGGATCGATCACGGTGTCGACAGCGTACGTCGGCTTTCTCGAGGACGCGGGCGTCGGCGTCGCAGTCGCATGCCAGAGTCAGCCCGCCGCCCACCCGATGGTTCTGGGCCCCGCGCTCTTAGCCATCACGCAGGGAGCAGACCCTGTGGCCGCGGTCCCGCATTTCGCGCTCACTGAGAAGAACGACCTCGTCTCCGGCGACTACAGTTCCTATCGGGGCCTCATGGACGCGACTGTCGAGAACACTGGTGGGAGCCTTCAGCTGACGCTCTCGACGCGCATCGGTGAACAAACCGTCCCGCTCGTCCCCGAGACTACGCATCCCGAGGATCTCCGATACTACACTGTCGACGGACTCGGTGACCGCGTCCCAGCCGAATTCCGCGAAACTGACGACGGTCTCGAATTACTCTACGAGCGCTGGCGACTTCACGCGAAATAG